A single window of Xiphophorus hellerii strain 12219 chromosome 12, Xiphophorus_hellerii-4.1, whole genome shotgun sequence DNA harbors:
- the rnf181 gene encoding E3 ubiquitin-protein ligase RNF181 isoform X1, protein MFIAEVSDHTPHIEMASYFDEHDCEPTNPEEQYRQNALLELARSLMQGLDLIDSGAFDLSDWDQRLPPPAAKTAVQTLTVVVISAEQADKGLKCPVCLLEFEEQETVREMPCKHLFHSGCILPWLGKTNSCPLCRLELPTDNPEYEEFKKDKERRKQREHRLEDLHGAMYT, encoded by the exons ATGTTTATCGCTGAGGTTTCGG ATCACACACCACACATCGAAATGGCCTCATACTTTGATGAACATGACTGTGAGCCCACCAACCCTGAGGAGCAATATCGTCAGAACGCCCTGCTGGAGCTGGCCAG GTCCTTAATGCAGGGTTTGGACCTGATTGACTCCGGGGCATTCGACCTGTCAGACTGGGACCAGCGGCTTCCTCCCCCTGCTGCCAAAACTGCTGTTCAGACCCTCACTGTGGTTGTCATTTCCGCAGAACAAGCAG ACAAAGGTTTGAAGTGTCCTGTGTGTTTGCTGGAGTTCGAGGAACAAGAGACGGTTCGAGAAATGCCTTGCAAACACCTCTTCCACTCAGGATGTATACTACCCTGGTTGGGCAAG ACTAACTCCTGTCCGCTTTGCCGACTTGAGTTACCGACTGACAATCCAGAGTATGAGGAGTTTAAAAAGGACAAG gagagaagaaaacagagggaGCACCGACTTGAGGACCTGCATGGAGCCATGTACACCTGA
- the rnf181 gene encoding E3 ubiquitin-protein ligase RNF181 isoform X2, with protein sequence MASYFDEHDCEPTNPEEQYRQNALLELARSLMQGLDLIDSGAFDLSDWDQRLPPPAAKTAVQTLTVVVISAEQADKGLKCPVCLLEFEEQETVREMPCKHLFHSGCILPWLGKTNSCPLCRLELPTDNPEYEEFKKDKERRKQREHRLEDLHGAMYT encoded by the exons ATGGCCTCATACTTTGATGAACATGACTGTGAGCCCACCAACCCTGAGGAGCAATATCGTCAGAACGCCCTGCTGGAGCTGGCCAG GTCCTTAATGCAGGGTTTGGACCTGATTGACTCCGGGGCATTCGACCTGTCAGACTGGGACCAGCGGCTTCCTCCCCCTGCTGCCAAAACTGCTGTTCAGACCCTCACTGTGGTTGTCATTTCCGCAGAACAAGCAG ACAAAGGTTTGAAGTGTCCTGTGTGTTTGCTGGAGTTCGAGGAACAAGAGACGGTTCGAGAAATGCCTTGCAAACACCTCTTCCACTCAGGATGTATACTACCCTGGTTGGGCAAG ACTAACTCCTGTCCGCTTTGCCGACTTGAGTTACCGACTGACAATCCAGAGTATGAGGAGTTTAAAAAGGACAAG gagagaagaaaacagagggaGCACCGACTTGAGGACCTGCATGGAGCCATGTACACCTGA